Sequence from the Oncorhynchus nerka isolate Pitt River unplaced genomic scaffold, Oner_Uvic_2.0 unplaced_scaffold_676, whole genome shotgun sequence genome:
tagtagtcatagtgttattatcagtaatatattagtagtgaggtttatagtagtcatgttattatcagtagtgaggtttatagtagtcatgttattatcagtagtgaggtttatagtagtcatgttattatcagtagtgaggtttatagtagtcatgttattatcagtatattagtagtgaggtttatagtagtcatgttatattatcagtagtgaggtttatagtagtcatgttattatcagtagtgaggtttatagtagtcatgttattatcagtaatatattagtagtgaggtttatagtagtcatgttattatcagtaatatattagtagtgaggtttatagtagtcatgttattatcagtagtgaggtttatagtagtcatgttattatcagtaatatattagtagtgaggtttatagtagtcatgttattatcagtagtgaggtttatagtagtcatgttattatcagtaatttatagtagtcatgttattagtgaggtttatagtagtcatgttattatcagtaatatattagtagtgaggtttatagtagtcatgttattatcagtagtgaggtttatagtagtcatgttattatcagtagagaggtttatagtagtcatgttattatcagtaatatattagtagtgaggtttatagtagtcatgttattatcagtagtgaggtttatagtagtcatgttattatcagtaatatattagtagtgaggtttatagtagtcatgttattatcagtagtgaggtttatagtattATGTTAGTGATCAGTTTATAGTAGttatgttattatcagtagtgaggtttatagtagtcatgttattatcagtagtgaggtttatagtagtcatgttattatcagtaatatattagtagtgaggtttatagtagtcatgttattatcagtaatatattagtagtgaggtttatagtagtcatgttattatcagtagtgaggtttatagtagtcatgttattatcagtagtgaggtttatagtagtcatgttattatcagtaatatattagtagtgaggtttatagtagtcatgttattatcagtaatatattagtagtgaggtttatagtagtcatgttattatcagtagtgaggtttatagtagtcatgttattatcagtagtagtgaggtttatagtagtcatgttattatcagtaatatattatattagtattatcagtgaggtttatagtagtcatgttattatcagtaatatattagtagtgaggtttatagtagtcatgttattatcagtagtgaggtttatagtagtcatgttattatcagtagtaggtttttatagtagtcatgttattatcagtagtgaggtttatagtagtcatgtgattattatatagtagtagtgagttttatcagtaatatattagtagtgaggtttatagtagtcatgttattatcagtaatatattagtagtgaggtttatagtagtcatgttattatcagtaatatattagtagtgaggtttatagtagtcatgttattatcagtagtgaggtttatagtagtcatgaggtttatagtagtagtCATGttttattatcagtaatatattagtagtgaggtttatagtagtcatgttattatcagtaatatattagtagtagaggtttatagtagtcatgttattatcagtagtgaggtttatagtagtcatgttattatcagtagtgattTATATAGTCAGTTATTATCATGAGGTAgttttatagtagtcatgttattatcagtagtgaggtttatagtagtcatgttattatcagtagtgaggtttatagtagtcatgttattatcagtagtgaggtttatagtagtcatgttattatcagtaatttatattagtagtagtggtttatagtagtcatgttattatcagtaatatattagtagtgaggtttatagtagtcatgttattatcagtagtgaggtttatagtagtcatgttattatcagtagtgaggtttatagtagtcatgttattatcatgttattatcagtagtgaggtttatagtagtcatgttattatcagtaatatattagtagtagtCATGTTTATAGTAGTCATATTAGTAGTCAGTATAGTAGTCATAATATtatagtagtgaggtttatagtagtcatgttattatcagtaatatattagtagtgaggtttatagtagtcatgttattatcagtagtgaggtttatagtagtcatgttattatcagtagtgaggtttatagtagtcatgttattatcagtagtgaggtttatagtagtcatgttattatcagtaatatattagtagagagtttatagtagtcatgttattatcagtaatatagtAGTCAGTTATTATCAGTaggaggtttatagtagtcatgttattatcagtaatatattagtagaggtttatagtagtcatgttattatcagtaatatattagtagtgaggtttatagtagtcatgttattatcagtaatatattagtagtgaggtttatagtagtcatgttattatcagtaatatattagtagtgaggtttatagtagtcatgttattatcagtagtgaggtttatagtagtcatgttattatcagtaatatattagtagtgaggtttatagtagtcatgttattatcagtagtgaggtttatagtagtcatgttattatcagtagtgaggtttatagtagtcatgttattatcagtaatatattagtagtgaggtttatagtagtcatgttattatcagtagtgaggtttatagtagtcatttatagtaatgttattatcagtaatatattagtagtgaggtttatagtagtcatgttattatcagtagtgaggtttatagtagtcatgttattatcagtaatatattagtgaggtttatagtagtcatgttattatcagtagtgaggtttatatagtagttagtagtgaggtttatagtagtcatgttattatcagtaatatattagtagtgaggtttatagtagtcatgttattatcagtaatatattagtagtgaggtttatagtagtcatgttattatcagtagtagtgaggtttatagtcaGTTATTATCAGTAGTTATTATCAGTAGTAATATAttagaggtttatagtagtcatgttattatcagtagtgaggtttatagtagtcatgtattatcagtatatattagtagtgaggtttatagtagtcatgttattatcagtagtgaggtttatagtagtcatgttattatcagtaatatattagtagtgaggtttatagtatcatgttattatcagtagtgaggtttatagtagtcatgttattatcagtagtgaggtttatagtagtcatgttattatcagtaattagtatatattagtagtgaggtttatagtagtcatgttattatcagtaatatatcagtagtgaggtttatagtagtcatgttattatcagtagtagtgaggtttatagtagtcatgttattatcagtagtgaggtttatagtagtcatgttattatcagtagtaatagtagtcagttattatcagtaatatattagtagtgaggtttatagtagtcatgttattatcagtaatatattagtagtgaggtttatagtagtcatgttattgtgATTCTCATTGTTTTTCCAGATCATCCCCAACAGTAGCTGTCACCTGCCCAGAGAGGACGCCATGCACCTGTTTAGACACCCGGTTACTGGAGACCTGCCCTGGCCTGGCATGACCCTGGGACTGACTATACTGGCCACCTGGTACTGGTGTACTGACCAGGTAgatataacctctaaccctggcactGACTATACTGGCCACCTGGTACTGGTGTACTGACCAGGTAgatataacctctaacccctggcAACCTACTGGCTACCTGGTACTGGTGTACTGACCAGGTAgatataacctctaacccctgacctctaaccctaaaacctgtttttgctttgtcattttggtgtattgtgtgtagatgaggggcgaaaaaacaatttaatccattttagaataagtctgaaacgtaacaaaatgtggacaaagtcaagggctcgggaatactttctgaatgcactgtactagCTACATGCTACTGGTACACTGACCAggtaacctctgacccctgacccactGTACTAGCTACATGCTACTGGTACACTGACCAGGTaaactctgacccctgacccactGTACTAGCTACATGCTACTGGTACACTGACCAggtaacctctgacccctgacctttaaCTCctaacagtaaaaaaaacaaaccAACAACGTTCGGTCAAGATCACTTTATTGATAACGTTCTAACGTTTTAACAACGTTCATGGCAAAAATCTGCCATTGTTTCAAAACGTTACTCACGCCCCCATAGTCCCAGTAACCAATCAGAGTGAGCGTTAGGCCACTCAGAGTCTCTCCAGCCAAGTAAACCTAGCTGGTCAGACTACGGGGGCCTGGAGAGGACAGCCCTCTCAAACAGAGGGAAATCAAATAAATCCTTAAATCTTAAGGTTTCAACAAATGTCCAGATTACGTCCAGATTACGTCCAGATCGCCCCATTGGCCAGATTACGTCCAGATCGCCCCATTGGCCAGATTACGTCCAGATCGCCCCATTGGCCAGATTACGTCCAGATCCAGACAAGGTTAGCTGGTAGAGTCAGCGAGGAAAAGCCCatgttaaaaaacaacaacattaaaaCATTTTTCTGGCAAACATTAAAAAACCAGCTGGAAAATGTCCTGCAAACATTCAATTcatgtgacagtagatagacagacatCCAGACATCCAGACAAGGTTAGTTAAAGGTAGAGTCAGCGATGCAAAAAGTAAACAGCAGAATTGTATCTGTCTTCTCCGAAAACTAAGAATATGAAGCGAGAGGCCtctgtcttggtcctgcagctatcacgttgtatccgtcttggtcctgcagctatcacgttgtatctgtcttggtcctgcagctatcacgttgtatctgtcttggtcctgcagctatcacgttgtatctgtcttggtcctgcagctatcacgttgtatccgtcttggtcctgcagctatcacgttgtatccgtcttggtcctgcagctatcaggttgtatctgtcttggtcctgcagctatcacgttgtatctgtcttggtcctgcagctatcacgttgtatctgtcttggtcctgcagctatcacgttgtatctgtcttggtcctgcagctatcacgttgtatctgtcttggtcctgcagctatcacgttgtatctgtcttggtcctgcagctatcacgttgtatctgtcttggtcctgcagctatcacgttgtatctgtcttggtcctgcagctatcaggttgtatctgtcttggtcctgcagctatcacgttgtatccgtcttggtcctgcagctatcacgttgtatccgtcttggtcctgcagctatcaggttgtatctgtcttggtcctgcagctatcacgttgtatctgtcttggtcctgcagctatcacgttgtatctgtcttggtcctgcagctatcacgttgtatctgtcttggtcctgcagctatcacgttgtatctgtcttggtcctgcagctatcacgttgtatctgtcttggtcctgcagctatcacgttgtatctgtcttggtcctgcagctatcacgttgtatctgtcttggtcctgcagctatcacgttgtatctgtcttggtcctgcagctatcaggttgtatctgtcttggtcctgcagctatcacgttGTATCAGAGTGAGtctgtcttggtcctgcagctatcacgttGTATCAGAGTGAGtctgtcttggtcctgcagctatcacgttGTATCAGAGTGAGtctgtcttggtcctgcagctatcacgttgtatctgtcttggtcctgcagctatcacgttGTATCAGAGTGAGtctgtcttggtcctgcagctatcacgttGTATCAGAGTGAGtctgtcttggtcctgcagctatcacgttgtatctgagtgagtctgtcttggtcctgcagctatcacgttGTATCAGAGTGAGtctgtcttggtcctgcagctatcacgttGATACCCTGAGTTACTGCATCGTCTTGTATCACGTTCATCTGCAATATTCTCTGTTCATCCTGCTCCTTGTGGCAACTTATTGCCGAGTCTCATTTTCAACATTCAGATAACATTCTTTAAACAATAGAGAAACATCCAAATGTCCAGTCAAGTTATTAATCTGGTcagagcaaccaatcagacacatgatctgaacagagcaaccaatcagacacatgatctggtcagagcaaccaatcagacacagagcaaccaatcagacacatgatctggtcagagcaaccaatcagacacagagcaaccaatcagacacatgatctggtcagagcaaccaatcagacacatgatctgaacagagcaaccaatcagacacagagcaaccaatcagacacagagcaaccaatcagacacatgatctagtcagagcaaccaatcagacacatgatctgaacagagcaaccaatcagacacatgatctgaacagagcaaccaatcagacacagagcaaccaatcagacacatgatctagtcagagcaaccaatcagacacatgatctgaacagagcaaccaatcagacacagagcaaccaatcagacacatgatctagtcagagcaaccaatcagacacatgatctggttcagagcaaccaatcagacacatgatctggttcagagcaaccaatcagacacatgatctggtcagagcaaccaatcagacacatgatctagtcagagcaaccaatcagacacatgatctggtcagagcaaccaatcagacacatgatctagtcagagcaaccaatcagacacatgatctggtcagagcaaccaatcagacacatgatctggtcagagcaaccaatcagacacatgatctagtcagagcaaccaatcagacaTGATCTGGTcagagcaaccaatcagacacatgatctggtcagagcaaccaatcagacacatgatctagtcagagcaaccaatcagacacatgatcaagtcagagcaaccaatcagacacatgatcaagtcagagcaaccaatcagacaaacataaaaaacaacaacattcagtTACATTGTCTGTCTAACTTCCTGCTAGCCGTCCCATTGGTCCATACATTAGTCAATCCTAGCCGACCCATTGGTCCATACATTAGTCAATCCTAGCCGTCCCATTGGTCCATACATTAGTCAATCCTAGCCGACCTCCTTGTTGTCAAGCAACGCTTTTGTCTGTGAGGCTATATACCGCCCCCTCAGTAGTTGATTGGTCAGTTTGGAGAAGGACACGCCCATAGCTCCTGCCGGATTGGATGCTCGGCGTGGGGAGGCGTGGCCAGGGGAAAGTCCCACCCCTTTGTAGGCAGGGCTGTGTCGTCGTGGCGACCGGCCGGAGCGAGTATCGGAGGGCTGCAGTGATTGGCCCTGCAAGTAGCGATGTCCTCCAATCGCAGGGAACGATGCTAGTGGCGAGCGGTGGACACTTCCTGGTTTGGCAATGACGACTTTAGCCCTGCCCCTCTGGCGCCCATCACGACCTGGCGACCTGGAGCTCTGAAACAactagagagtcagagagagagggagcgttaagactgagtcagagagagagggggagcgttagactgagtcagagagagagggagcgttagacagagtcagagagagagggagcgttagacagagtcagagagagagggagcgttagactgagtcagagagagagggagcgttagactgagtcagagagagagggagcgttagactgagtcagagagagagggagcgttagactgagtcagagagagagggagcgttagacagagtcagagagagagagggagcgttagacagagtcagagagagagagggagcgttaagactgagtcagagagagagggagcgttagactgagtcagagagagagagggagcattagactgagtcagagagagagggagcgttagactgagtcagagagagagagggagcgttagacagagcgagagggagcattagactgagtcagagagagagagggagcattagactgagtcagagagagagagagggagcgttagactgagtcagagagagagggagagttacacTCACAGTgtctgactacagttagatctacatactaacacactgccctgacccatactgcctgactacagttagatctacatactaacacactgccctgacccatactgcctgactacagttagatctacatactaacacactgccctgacccatactgcctgactacagttagatctacatactaacacactgccctgacccatactgcctgactacagttagatctacatactaacacactgccctgacccatactgcctgactacagttagatctacatactaacacactgccctgacccatactgcctactgactacagttagatctacatactaacacactgccctgacccatactgcctgactacagttagatctacatactaacacactgaccctgaccctatactgcctgactacagttagatctacatactaacacactgccctgacccatactgcctgactacagttagatctacatactaacacactgccctgacccatactgcctgacacagttagatctacatactaacacactgccctgacccatactgcctgactacagttagatctacatactaacacactgccctgacccatactgcctgactacagttagatctacatactaacacactgccctgacccatactgcctgactacagttagatctacatactaacacactgccctgacccatactgcctgactacagttagatctacatactaacacactgccctgacccatactgcctgactacagttagatctacatactaacacactgccctgacccatactgcctgactacagttagatctacatactaacacactgccctgacccatactgcctgactacagttagatctacatactaacacactgccctgacccatactgcctgactacagttagatctacatactaacacactgccctgacccatactgcctgactacagttagatctacatactaacacactgccctgacccatactgcctgactacagttagatctacatactaacacactgccctgacccatactgcctgactacagttagatctacatactaacacactgccctgacccatactgcctgactacagttagatctacatactaacacactgccctgacccatactgcctgactacagttagatctacatactaacacactgccctgacccatactgcctgactacagttagatctacatactaacacactgccctgacccatactgcctgactacagttagatctacatactaacacactgccctgacccatactgcctgactacagttagatctacatactaacacactgccctgacccatactgcctgactacagttagatctacataccaACATCTACATACTACTacacaacacactgccctgacccatactgcctgactacagttagatctacatactaacacactgcccctgacccatactgcctgactacagttagatctacatactaacacactgccctgacccatactgcctgactacagttagatctacatactaacacactgccctgacccatactgcctgactacagttagatctacatactaacacactgccctgacccatactgcctgactacagttagatctacatactaacacactgccctgacccatactgcctgactacagtctagccctgacccatactgcctgacatagatctacataccaacacactgccctgacccatactgcctgactacagttagatctacatactaacacactgccctgacccatactgcctgactacagttagatctacatactaacacactgccctgacccatactgcctgactacagttagatctacatactaacacactgccctgacccatactgcctgactacagttagatctacatactaacacactgccctgacccatactgcctgactacagttagatctacataccaacacactgccctgacccatactgcctgactacagttagatctacatactaacactgccctgacccatactgccctGAGATCTACcatgccctgacccatactgcctgactacagttagatctacatactaacacactgccctgacccatactgcctgactacagttagatctacatactaacacactgccctgacccatactgcctgactacagttagatctacatactaacacactgccctgacccatactgcctgactacagttagatctacatactaacacactgccctgaccctgacccatactacatactaacacactgccctgacccatactgcctgactacagttagatctacatactaacacactgccctgacccatactgcctgactacagttagatctacatactaacacactgccctactgcctgactacagttagatctac
This genomic interval carries:
- the LOC135571234 gene encoding uncharacterized protein LOC135571234, which translates into the protein MSRLRPDYVQIAPLARLRPDRPIGQITSRSPHWPDYVQIQTSERPLSWSCSYHVVSVLVLQLSRCICLGPAAITLYLSWSCSYHVVSVLVLQLSRCIRLGPAAITLYPSWSCSYQVVSVLVLQLSRCICLGPAAITLYLSWSCSYHVVSVLVLQLSRCICLGPAAITLYLSWSCSYHVVSVLVLQLSRCICLGPAAIRLYLSWSCSYHVVSVLVLQLSRCIRLGPAAIRLYLSWSCSYHVVSVLVLQLSRCICLGPAAITLYLSWSCSYHVVSVLVLQLSRCICLGPAAITLYLSWSCSYHVVSVLVLQLSRCICLGPAAITLYQSESVLVLQLSRCIRVSLSWSCSYHVVSE